Proteins from one Labrenzia sp. CE80 genomic window:
- a CDS encoding sugar ABC transporter permease: MTAVENLAEGRSAVPPKGIGPMQRREARLAFLMLAPTFLIILLIVMGPLLANFWISVKPVGLADLRPPSILVNERVRGKPQAAGDAVTLEYRLRNSSQDKEIRNVVLTDRLPDGFTLGSTPDGCTINGRQLTCTFGDVPAKWRERLRLQGTADASFLALERPGRETEPEVTGDADNILTNFEFTFENFRKVFDADEFWGVLRVTFYYTIFGTAGALVLGLFAAQLLNTSFKGRGFLRGLFLFPYVSPVIAVAFTWVVLFDPFSGTLNALLTKMGVVDAPINFFGQRAIEFSVFGLPLEFPLALTTVIVFEAWRYFPLSFMFILARMQSVNTDMYEAAEMDGATPMQQFWYISLPQLLGILSVLFLLRFIWTFNKFDDIFLLTGGNAGTRTLTVDVYEQGFALSNLGAGAAVAVVVFVVLVTFATLFLHFSPKEEGL, encoded by the coding sequence ATGACTGCCGTGGAAAATTTGGCTGAAGGCCGATCTGCTGTTCCGCCGAAAGGTATTGGGCCGATGCAGAGGCGGGAGGCGAGGCTTGCCTTCCTGATGTTGGCGCCGACCTTCCTGATCATCCTTTTGATCGTGATGGGGCCGTTGCTTGCCAACTTCTGGATCAGCGTCAAGCCGGTTGGTCTTGCGGACCTGCGGCCACCCTCTATCCTGGTGAATGAGCGTGTCCGTGGAAAACCGCAAGCGGCTGGCGATGCGGTCACCCTTGAATACCGGCTTCGCAATTCCTCTCAGGACAAAGAAATCCGGAACGTTGTTCTGACGGACCGTTTGCCGGACGGATTTACGCTTGGTTCAACTCCAGACGGCTGCACGATCAATGGTCGGCAGCTGACCTGCACGTTTGGCGATGTGCCTGCCAAGTGGCGCGAAAGGCTAAGGCTCCAAGGCACGGCTGATGCATCGTTCCTTGCGCTTGAGCGTCCCGGAAGAGAGACCGAACCGGAGGTCACCGGAGACGCCGACAATATCCTGACGAACTTCGAGTTCACCTTCGAGAACTTCCGAAAGGTGTTTGATGCGGACGAGTTCTGGGGCGTCCTGCGCGTTACCTTCTACTACACCATCTTCGGGACAGCCGGTGCATTGGTGCTTGGATTGTTTGCAGCCCAGCTGCTGAACACGTCCTTCAAGGGACGCGGTTTCCTGCGCGGGCTGTTTCTCTTTCCTTACGTATCGCCTGTAATTGCGGTGGCCTTCACTTGGGTGGTTCTCTTCGATCCATTCTCGGGCACATTGAATGCGCTTCTGACAAAGATGGGTGTTGTTGATGCACCGATTAATTTCTTTGGCCAGCGCGCAATCGAATTCTCTGTCTTTGGGCTGCCGCTTGAGTTCCCACTGGCGCTGACAACCGTCATTGTGTTTGAGGCCTGGCGATATTTCCCTCTGTCTTTTATGTTTATCCTGGCGCGAATGCAGTCGGTCAACACCGATATGTATGAGGCGGCCGAGATGGACGGTGCCACGCCGATGCAGCAGTTCTGGTACATCTCGCTGCCGCAGCTTCTTGGCATTCTGTCTGTCCTGTTTCTGTTGCGCTTCATTTGGACCTTCAACAAGTTCGACGACATCTTCCTTCTCACAGGCGGGAATGCCGGAACCCGTACCCTGACGGTCGATGTCTATGAACAGGGCTTTGCGCTATCGAACCTTGGCGCCGGTGCAGCCGTCGCTGTTGTTGTCTTTGTCGTGCTCGTGACGTTCGCCACGCTGTTCCTGCATTTCTCGCCGAAAGAGGAGGGGCTGTGA
- a CDS encoding carbohydrate ABC transporter permease: MAYTGSLIALVCGAIWGAVVMMVTGVTLTLVTGEVAVPQVGAAALAGALHGFVLVWRGSARRDLNAHVGAALIAFVVVTAFSLAAPFALPLDVVPLWQGVGIFVFLGALGFANAICLNGVPLKAMSRYDREVVYIRVLKGLGFVVFTILVALPFYVMVMTSLKSQQQLLANPLDLSIDLSQGVISLFRSYVELFTKYNFGTYLMVSAIVSVATVILTLLFSVPGAYAVSRLRFPGRALLSRSVLLIYMVPAIVLVIPLYAVFSQLGLRNSLTGLLIVYPATTIPVALYMLQGYFRGLPAELEEAGLMDGLSRIGVILKITLPLSLPALASVSLYVFMIAWNEFLFAFMFLDDPDIFTLSRGVVALNSSEVPRQHLMAGAVIATVPVLGIFLWFERFLVQGLTAGSVKG, translated from the coding sequence ATGGCCTACACCGGTTCTCTCATCGCGCTTGTCTGCGGGGCTATCTGGGGCGCCGTCGTCATGATGGTCACTGGAGTAACCTTGACGCTTGTGACCGGAGAGGTTGCTGTGCCTCAGGTTGGCGCCGCCGCGCTAGCTGGTGCACTGCATGGCTTTGTTCTCGTCTGGCGCGGCAGCGCCAGACGCGATCTTAACGCCCATGTCGGCGCGGCCCTGATCGCCTTTGTCGTGGTCACAGCCTTCAGTCTCGCAGCCCCTTTTGCCTTGCCTCTTGATGTTGTGCCGCTCTGGCAAGGGGTTGGGATATTCGTCTTCCTGGGGGCGCTTGGCTTTGCCAACGCCATTTGCCTCAACGGCGTTCCGCTCAAGGCGATGTCACGGTATGACCGCGAAGTCGTTTATATTCGCGTGCTCAAGGGACTTGGGTTCGTCGTCTTTACGATCCTCGTCGCCCTGCCGTTCTACGTCATGGTGATGACCTCTCTGAAGAGCCAGCAGCAGCTGCTCGCCAACCCGCTGGATCTCTCGATCGATCTCTCGCAGGGCGTGATCTCGCTTTTCAGGTCCTATGTGGAGCTCTTCACCAAGTACAATTTCGGCACCTACCTGATGGTCTCGGCGATTGTGTCGGTCGCTACAGTCATCTTGACCCTACTGTTCTCGGTTCCGGGCGCCTATGCGGTCTCGCGTCTGCGTTTTCCCGGCCGGGCCCTGCTGTCGCGCTCGGTGCTTCTGATCTACATGGTGCCGGCGATTGTTCTTGTGATCCCGCTCTATGCGGTGTTCTCACAGCTGGGCCTGCGCAACAGTCTGACCGGTCTGCTGATCGTCTATCCCGCCACCACCATTCCTGTGGCGCTCTATATGCTCCAGGGCTACTTCCGAGGCCTGCCCGCTGAGCTGGAAGAGGCGGGCCTGATGGATGGCCTAAGCCGCATCGGCGTGATCTTGAAAATCACCTTGCCGCTGTCGTTGCCGGCCCTCGCGTCTGTTTCTCTCTACGTTTTCATGATCGCCTGGAACGAGTTTCTGTTCGCGTTCATGTTCCTCGATGACCCCGACATCTTCACCTTGTCGCGCGGTGTCGTTGCGCTCAATTCCTCCGAAGTACCGCGCCAGCATCTGATGGCCGGTGCAGTGATCGCGACGGTGCCCGTGCTTGGCATCTTCCTCTGGTTCGAACGGTTTCTCGTCCAGGGGCTGACAGCTGGCAGCGTCAAGGGCTGA
- a CDS encoding ABC transporter ATP-binding protein — protein MGAIRLDRVEKWFGDLQVIKGIDLEIQDGEFVIFVGPSGCGKSTLLRLISGLEETSRGAIEIDGKDVTAEPPSGRGLSMVFQSYALYPHMTVRENVGFGLKTAGEPKAEIDRKVSAAADVLKLDDYLDRRPKALSGGQRQRVAIGRAIVREPSAFLFDEPLSNLDAALRVEMRFEIARLHKALGTTMIYVTHDQVEAMTLADKIVVLQGGVIEQVGSPRELYERPDNLFVAQFIGSPKMNVLPCSVSGERFDLDGHGGGHYPQAAASADPVKLGIRPEHIKVVPEGEGHAQGTVEVAEYLGADTYLYVSIDGLDTILVRTDGADEVAEGSRVGLNFDEERLHFFAADGKTIRA, from the coding sequence ATGGGTGCAATTCGGCTCGACCGCGTAGAAAAATGGTTTGGTGACCTTCAAGTCATCAAGGGCATTGACCTTGAAATCCAAGACGGCGAGTTCGTGATCTTCGTCGGCCCGTCCGGCTGCGGAAAATCCACATTGCTGCGTTTGATTTCCGGGCTTGAGGAGACCAGCCGGGGTGCCATCGAAATCGACGGTAAGGATGTTACGGCGGAGCCACCCTCTGGCCGTGGCCTGTCCATGGTGTTCCAGTCCTATGCGCTCTATCCGCATATGACAGTGCGCGAGAACGTTGGCTTTGGCCTAAAGACGGCTGGCGAACCCAAGGCCGAGATTGACCGCAAGGTATCGGCGGCAGCTGACGTGCTGAAGCTGGATGACTATCTGGACCGGCGCCCCAAGGCGCTGTCGGGTGGACAACGCCAGCGGGTGGCCATCGGCAGGGCTATTGTTCGCGAACCATCGGCTTTCCTGTTCGACGAACCACTGTCCAATCTGGATGCCGCTTTGCGTGTTGAAATGCGGTTCGAGATCGCACGGCTTCACAAGGCGCTCGGCACGACGATGATCTATGTGACCCATGATCAGGTCGAGGCCATGACGCTGGCCGACAAGATTGTGGTGCTCCAGGGCGGTGTCATTGAGCAGGTTGGAAGCCCGCGTGAGCTTTATGAACGTCCGGACAATCTGTTCGTTGCACAGTTCATTGGGTCCCCCAAGATGAATGTTCTGCCCTGTTCCGTCTCTGGCGAGAGGTTTGATCTCGATGGCCATGGCGGCGGGCACTACCCTCAGGCCGCCGCGAGCGCTGACCCGGTTAAACTCGGGATCCGCCCAGAGCACATCAAGGTCGTGCCCGAAGGCGAAGGTCATGCGCAGGGGACGGTAGAGGTGGCCGAGTATCTTGGCGCGGACACCTATCTCTACGTTTCGATCGACGGTCTCGACACCATACTGGTGCGTACAGATGGCGCCGATGAAGTTGCCGAGGGTTCTCGCGTCGGCTTGAACTTCGATGAAGAACGGCTTCACTTCTTTGCGGCCGATGGCAAGACCATCCGCGCCTGA
- a CDS encoding alpha-glucosidase family protein, whose amino-acid sequence MTANHSDDDRSKSSITPAGDWWRGAVIYQIYPRSFQDSNGDGIGDLTGVTQRLDYIASLGVDAIWLSPFFTSPMADFGYDVSDYEDVDPMFGTLADFDTMVSKAHDLGLKVIIDLVISHTSDQHAWFKASRTSRDNEKADWYVWADAKPEGSPPNNWLSIFGGPAWEWDSVRCQYYLHNFLASQPDLNFHNQDVQGAVLSATRFWLERGVDGFRLDTVNFYFHDAQLRNNPPLPEGASLTGVDPTNPYGSQHHLYDKTQPENLAFLERLRDLLDAFPGATSVGEIGADRDVIGTTAAYTVAGKRIHMAYSFDLLTPKRSASYIRETVENMEAGIGSGWPSWALSNHDVVRVATRWGEGAQLDRFSVLATALVTSLRGTPCLYQGEELGLTEAEVPFEKLQDPYGIRFWPKFKGRDGCRTPMPWSGDAGGGFTTGSPWLPLPAEHLSRSVDAQQLHEGSVLSKVKTFLSWRREQMPLLRGDIRFLDSPGETLVFIRCQDNEAILCAFNLADEAIDFDWSGSALEVFHGSGFSGTAEAGKLSLPGLDALFALIV is encoded by the coding sequence ATGACCGCCAACCACTCAGATGACGACCGGTCCAAAAGTTCAATCACCCCTGCAGGGGACTGGTGGCGCGGCGCGGTGATCTATCAGATCTATCCGCGATCCTTTCAAGACAGCAACGGCGACGGCATCGGCGATCTGACCGGTGTCACGCAGCGTCTTGACTACATCGCAAGCCTAGGCGTCGACGCGATCTGGCTCTCGCCCTTTTTCACCTCCCCCATGGCCGACTTTGGTTATGACGTTTCGGACTATGAAGATGTCGACCCCATGTTCGGGACGCTGGCCGATTTCGACACCATGGTCTCCAAGGCGCATGATCTCGGGCTTAAGGTGATTATCGATCTGGTGATCTCTCACACCTCCGACCAACACGCTTGGTTCAAGGCAAGCCGCACTTCTCGGGACAATGAAAAGGCTGACTGGTACGTCTGGGCAGACGCGAAGCCGGAAGGGTCGCCGCCCAACAACTGGCTGTCGATATTTGGCGGACCGGCCTGGGAGTGGGACAGTGTCCGTTGCCAGTACTATCTGCACAACTTCCTCGCGAGCCAACCCGATCTCAACTTCCACAATCAGGATGTTCAGGGCGCGGTGCTGTCTGCCACCCGGTTCTGGCTCGAGCGCGGCGTCGACGGGTTCCGGCTCGACACGGTCAATTTTTACTTTCACGACGCGCAGCTTCGTAACAATCCGCCCTTGCCAGAGGGTGCAAGCCTGACCGGCGTTGATCCAACCAATCCCTATGGTTCTCAGCACCACCTTTATGACAAGACCCAGCCCGAAAACCTGGCCTTTCTCGAGCGCCTGCGCGATCTTCTGGATGCATTCCCAGGCGCAACGTCGGTTGGAGAAATTGGCGCTGATCGTGATGTAATCGGAACAACGGCAGCTTACACCGTCGCCGGCAAGCGCATCCATATGGCCTACAGCTTCGACCTTCTCACACCCAAGCGCTCCGCGAGCTATATCCGCGAGACGGTCGAGAACATGGAAGCGGGTATCGGAAGCGGCTGGCCGAGTTGGGCGCTGTCGAACCACGATGTCGTCCGCGTTGCCACCAGGTGGGGCGAAGGTGCGCAGCTTGACCGCTTTTCAGTTCTCGCCACAGCTCTCGTCACCAGCTTACGCGGCACGCCCTGCCTCTATCAGGGAGAGGAACTGGGCCTCACGGAGGCCGAAGTGCCGTTTGAGAAGCTTCAAGACCCCTATGGCATCCGGTTCTGGCCGAAGTTCAAGGGGCGTGATGGCTGCCGAACCCCCATGCCATGGTCAGGGGATGCGGGCGGCGGCTTTACTACGGGTTCGCCCTGGCTCCCCTTGCCGGCTGAACATCTTTCAAGATCCGTCGATGCCCAGCAGCTCCATGAAGGCTCAGTCCTGTCGAAGGTCAAAACCTTCCTCTCCTGGCGGCGCGAACAAATGCCTCTTCTGAGGGGTGACATCCGTTTTCTGGATAGCCCCGGGGAAACCCTCGTTTTCATTCGGTGCCAGGACAACGAGGCCATCCTTTGCGCCTTCAATCTCGCCGATGAAGCCATTGACTTCGACTGGTCTGGCAGCGCTCTTGAGGTCTTTCACGGGTCAGGTTTTTCAGGAACGGCTGAGGCCGGGAAGCTCTCGCTCCCCGGCCTCGACGCCTTGTTTGCTCTGATCGTCTAG
- a CDS encoding acetyl-CoA acetyltransferase, with translation MTAAMVGWAHLPFGKHADETVETLIVKAASQAIHDAGISPEDVDEILLGHFNAGFSEQDFTAALVLQADPALRFKPATRVENACATGSAAVQQGVRAIASGDARIVLIVGVEQMTTTPGPQIGKNLLRASYLEEDGEIPAGFAGVFGQIADAYFQKYGDQSDALARIAAKNHKNGTGNPYAQMRKDLGYEFCRAESEKNPFVAGPLKRTDCSLVSDGAAAIVLTDTATALGMKKAVAFRSTAHVQDFLPMSKRDILQFEGCSKAWGQALGDAGLTLEDLSFVETHDCFTIAELIEYEAMGLTKEGEGSRAILEGWTEMDGKLPVNPSGGLKAKGHPIGATGVSMHVLTAMQLLGEAGDIQVKDAELGGIFNMGGAAVANYVSVLQAIK, from the coding sequence ATGACTGCAGCAATGGTCGGTTGGGCACATTTGCCTTTTGGAAAGCATGCCGACGAGACCGTCGAGACGCTTATCGTCAAAGCAGCAAGCCAGGCCATCCACGATGCGGGTATTTCGCCCGAGGACGTGGACGAGATTCTGCTGGGCCATTTCAACGCGGGCTTCTCGGAGCAGGACTTCACCGCCGCTCTGGTGTTGCAGGCCGATCCTGCCTTGCGCTTCAAACCTGCGACCCGTGTCGAAAATGCGTGTGCCACGGGATCTGCCGCGGTTCAGCAAGGTGTGCGGGCGATTGCCTCTGGCGACGCGCGTATTGTGCTGATCGTTGGTGTTGAGCAAATGACCACAACGCCGGGGCCGCAGATCGGCAAAAACCTGCTGCGGGCATCCTATTTGGAAGAGGATGGCGAGATACCTGCGGGCTTCGCCGGCGTGTTCGGTCAGATCGCCGACGCCTATTTTCAGAAGTATGGCGACCAGTCTGACGCTCTTGCGCGGATCGCGGCGAAAAATCACAAGAACGGCACAGGAAATCCCTATGCGCAGATGCGCAAGGATCTGGGCTATGAGTTCTGCCGCGCGGAAAGTGAAAAGAACCCCTTCGTCGCTGGGCCTCTCAAGCGCACGGATTGCTCGCTTGTCTCAGACGGTGCCGCGGCCATCGTTCTGACCGATACGGCAACGGCACTTGGCATGAAAAAGGCGGTGGCCTTCCGATCGACCGCGCATGTTCAGGATTTCCTGCCCATGTCCAAGCGCGACATTCTTCAATTCGAAGGGTGCTCAAAAGCCTGGGGCCAGGCCCTCGGCGATGCGGGGCTGACGCTCGAAGACCTTTCCTTTGTCGAAACCCATGACTGTTTCACGATTGCCGAATTGATCGAATATGAAGCCATGGGGCTGACCAAGGAGGGGGAGGGCTCGCGTGCGATCCTGGAAGGCTGGACCGAAATGGACGGCAAACTTCCGGTGAACCCTTCCGGGGGCCTTAAGGCAAAAGGACATCCTATTGGCGCAACCGGCGTTTCGATGCATGTATTGACTGCCATGCAGCTTCTTGGAGAGGCTGGTGACATTCAAGTCAAAGACGCTGAGCTCGGCGGCATCTTTAATATGGGCGGTGCTGCTGTGGCCAATTATGTGTCGGTTCTTCAAGCAATAAAGTAG